Proteins from a single region of Anser cygnoides isolate HZ-2024a breed goose chromosome 18, Taihu_goose_T2T_genome, whole genome shotgun sequence:
- the TPST1 gene encoding protein-tyrosine sulfotransferase 1 isoform X1 encodes MVGKLKQNLLLACLVISSVTVFYLGQHAMECHHRIEERSQPVRMESVRSTVRTGSNVNANKTFAYNKDMPLIFIGGVPRSGTTLMRAMLDAHPDIRCGEETRVIPRILAVKQMWARSSKEKIRLDEAGVTDEVLDSAMQAFLLEIIVKHGEPAPYLCNKDPFALKSLTYLARIFPNAKFLLMVRDGRASVHSMISRKVTIAGFDLNSYRDCLTKWNRAIETMYNQCMEVGFERCMLVHYEQLVLHPERWMRTLLKFLRIPWNQAVLHHEEMIGKAGGVSLSKVERSTDQVIKPVNVEALSKWVGKIPADVLQDMPVIAPMLAKLGYDPYANPPNYGKPDQKVVENTRRVYKGEFQLPDFLKEVPQPKKTVERKSRGKIK; translated from the exons ATGGTTGGAAAACTCAAACAGAACTTGCTACTGGCATGTCTGGTGATCAGTTCAGTGACAGTGTTTTATTTGGGCCAACACGCGATGGAGTGTCACCATCGAATAGAGGAACGCAGCCAGCCTGTGAGGATGGAAAGCGTGAGAAGCACAGTAAGAACTGGTTCTAATGTAAATGCGAATAAGACCTTTGCTTACAACAAAGACATGCCTTTAATATTTATTGGAGGAGTACCTCGAAGTGGCACTACTTTAATGCGTGCCATGCTTGATGCCCATCCAGATATTCGGTGCGGAGAAGAGACAAGGGTCATCCCACGAATTCTGGCAGTTAAGCAGATGTGGGCTAGGTCAAGCAAAGAGAAGATCCGGCTGGATGAAGCTGGAGTCACAGATGAGGTTCTGGACTCGGCCATGCAAGCATTTCTATTGGAAATCATTGTGAAACATGGAGAGCCTGCACCGTATTTGTGTAACAAAGAtccttttgctttaaaatcctTAACTTATCTTGCTAGAATTTTCCCCAATGCCAAATTTCTTCTAATGGTACGGGACGGTCGTGCATCTGTACATTCCATGATATCTAGAAAAGTCACAATAGCTGGCTTTGACCTGAACAGCTACAGGGACTGTTTGACCAAGTGGAATCGTGCTATAGAAACTATGTATAACCAGTGTATGGAGGTTGGTTTTGAGAGGTGTATGCTGGTACATTATGAACAGCTTGTATTGCATCCTGAAAGATGGATGAGAACTCTCTTAAAGTTTCTTCGCATCCCATGGAACCAAGCAGTGCTGCACCACGAAGAAATGATCGGAAAAGCAGGCGGTGTTTCTCTTTCCAA AGTTGAAAGATCTACTGATCAAGTAATCAAGCCAGTCAACGTGGAAGCGCTGTCAAAGTGGGTTGGGAAGATACCTGCTGATGTTCTGCAAGATATGCCAGTGATCGCGCCCATGCTGGCCAAACTGGGCTACGATCCCTATGCCAATCCACCAAATTATGGGAAGCCAGATCAAAAAGTTGTGGAAAACACAAGGAGG gtcTATAAAGGTGAATTTCAGCTTCCTGACTTTCTTAAAGAAGTGCCACAG CCAAAGAAGACAGTAGAAAGGAAGTCTCGTGGCAAGATAAAATGA
- the TPST1 gene encoding protein-tyrosine sulfotransferase 1 isoform X2 gives MVGKLKQNLLLACLVISSVTVFYLGQHAMECHHRIEERSQPVRMESVRSTVRTGSNVNANKTFAYNKDMPLIFIGGVPRSGTTLMRAMLDAHPDIRCGEETRVIPRILAVKQMWARSSKEKIRLDEAGVTDEVLDSAMQAFLLEIIVKHGEPAPYLCNKDPFALKSLTYLARIFPNAKFLLMVRDGRASVHSMISRKVTIAGFDLNSYRDCLTKWNRAIETMYNQCMEVGFERCMLVHYEQLVLHPERWMRTLLKFLRIPWNQAVLHHEEMIGKAGGVSLSKVERSTDQVIKPVNVEALSKWVGKIPADVLQDMPVIAPMLAKLGYDPYANPPNYGKPDQKVVENTRRVYKGEFQLPDFLKEVPQTEPME, from the exons ATGGTTGGAAAACTCAAACAGAACTTGCTACTGGCATGTCTGGTGATCAGTTCAGTGACAGTGTTTTATTTGGGCCAACACGCGATGGAGTGTCACCATCGAATAGAGGAACGCAGCCAGCCTGTGAGGATGGAAAGCGTGAGAAGCACAGTAAGAACTGGTTCTAATGTAAATGCGAATAAGACCTTTGCTTACAACAAAGACATGCCTTTAATATTTATTGGAGGAGTACCTCGAAGTGGCACTACTTTAATGCGTGCCATGCTTGATGCCCATCCAGATATTCGGTGCGGAGAAGAGACAAGGGTCATCCCACGAATTCTGGCAGTTAAGCAGATGTGGGCTAGGTCAAGCAAAGAGAAGATCCGGCTGGATGAAGCTGGAGTCACAGATGAGGTTCTGGACTCGGCCATGCAAGCATTTCTATTGGAAATCATTGTGAAACATGGAGAGCCTGCACCGTATTTGTGTAACAAAGAtccttttgctttaaaatcctTAACTTATCTTGCTAGAATTTTCCCCAATGCCAAATTTCTTCTAATGGTACGGGACGGTCGTGCATCTGTACATTCCATGATATCTAGAAAAGTCACAATAGCTGGCTTTGACCTGAACAGCTACAGGGACTGTTTGACCAAGTGGAATCGTGCTATAGAAACTATGTATAACCAGTGTATGGAGGTTGGTTTTGAGAGGTGTATGCTGGTACATTATGAACAGCTTGTATTGCATCCTGAAAGATGGATGAGAACTCTCTTAAAGTTTCTTCGCATCCCATGGAACCAAGCAGTGCTGCACCACGAAGAAATGATCGGAAAAGCAGGCGGTGTTTCTCTTTCCAA AGTTGAAAGATCTACTGATCAAGTAATCAAGCCAGTCAACGTGGAAGCGCTGTCAAAGTGGGTTGGGAAGATACCTGCTGATGTTCTGCAAGATATGCCAGTGATCGCGCCCATGCTGGCCAAACTGGGCTACGATCCCTATGCCAATCCACCAAATTATGGGAAGCCAGATCAAAAAGTTGTGGAAAACACAAGGAGG gtcTATAAAGGTGAATTTCAGCTTCCTGACTTTCTTAAAGAAGTGCCACAG ACTGAGCCTATGGAATAG